The following coding sequences are from one Eleginops maclovinus isolate JMC-PN-2008 ecotype Puerto Natales chromosome 13, JC_Emac_rtc_rv5, whole genome shotgun sequence window:
- the eppk1 gene encoding epiplakin — MDSKQNDHTEVQGPVGGIFLEKTKEKITIYQAMKKRLLKPGTALALLEAQAATVGIVDPINNIILPVADAVKEGIVGPEMKEKLLMAQKAVSGYVDPYTNQMISVFQAIQKDLVPIDYGLRLLEAQIATQRLFDPVEKSNISVESAIQKGYYEKGLLNDEMSELKVFYNPSSQENLNYRKLLEKCTVEPETGLVLLPVCITFKGLRKAISSTELFESKIIDKETFDDLHKGKTSTQDVMLMETVKEYLEGKGSIAGIAVLSSNQRMSICEAMRKGILMPGTALVLLEAQAATGFMIDPVENKKYTVDEAVKNKVVGPEYHAKLRSAERAVTGYKDPYSGETISLFQAMSKDLMVKEHGIRLLEAQIATGGIIDPINSHRLPTEVAFKRGYFNEEMNTILEDSGDDTKGFFDPNTEDNLTYLQLMQRCVTDPITGLCLLPLLSKSDSLNFNFIDYQTKLAFKKEKVNVTCGKYMGMTVSLWELLMSEYFDEHQRRDVIQKFREGKLNIKMVTTTILEVIEKSVKTSNCIFEGIRETVTAKQLVDADIISKEVMEDLKKGKMSVKEVIADESVNMYLQGKDSIAGILLPDSRIMSIYQAKQKGKLMPGTALILLEAQAATGFIIDPIGNRKFSVDDAIKAKIVGPDVCQKLRSAEKAVTGYKNPYDGQIISLFQAMQKDLIVKDHGIRLLEAQIATGGIIDPVNSHRIPVHVAYKRGYFNEEMNEILADPSDDTKGFFDPNTHENLTYLQLMARCVKDPSTGLCLLPLKSKNKIINIDDNMKETFKTTTVTVKYGRFKDKHTTLWELINSEYFTENKRQEFFKLFKSRKITIEQLIVTILEIIERKEIKQQAGLNFQALRGEVSVVDLLQLEIVNETTYSSLIDGTITSNDVMNMESVRDYLHGKSCVAGVILQPSNTKLSIYEAQRIGILTPGTALCLLEAQAATGYIVDPLENKKLTVKQALREKLIGPQQHEKLLIAERAVTGYTDPYTGQKISLFQALQKDLIVKQHGIRLLEAQIATGGIIDPLKCLHLPLEVAYRKGYFDAELNKVLTDPTDDTKGFFDPKTHENLTYMEMLGRCVKDKETGLFLLPLTDKPKASETKVKTYTDTEIKQEFQKTTVTISVGRYSGKSVCLWDLIHSGYFTEDQQLEFFEKYRARKITTETIITSVISTIEKLEKSKTSKMIMGLRKPVSAQKLLDSDIIDADTFQQVNEGNLTLESIVQHEPVRGYLKGTGSIAGIKVHPSQRVMSIYEAKKEGLLTPGIALLLLEAQAATGWLIDPLKNKNYVVDEAAKEKIIGPDLHEQLLSAERAFTGYKDPYTDATISLFEAIHKQLIQKSDGIRLLEAQMATGGIIDPNQSHRLPVHVAIKKGYLDVEISKTLLNSDDIKGFFDPNTKEKISYIQLIRQCEKDPETGLLLLPLHQEQSHVFHTEQQIELTLKNKYIIINAGRFKDKEVTLWEVLLSEYISEQKREQLIQQYKKGAMKVEELIEVLTVIVTEVSSKERKFKGLRKQVSASELFESKIISKALFTQIIQGEITEDNVNKMESIQKYLGATNCIAGVRVQSTKKVMSIYEAKTKGLLTPGTSLVLLEAQAATGFVIDPVKNKKLSVEEAVSQRVVGGEWKNKLLSAERAVTGYKDPYTGNTISLFQALQKDLIVKDHGIRLLEAQIATGGIIDPVHSHRVPVQVAYKRGYFDEEMNQVLSDPDDDTKGFFDPNTQDNLTYLQLIERCVTDPITDLNLLSIVKKGEFYFFVDEATKLILKSTTTTKAGGKYQGSTVSLWDLLYSKYITEEKRRELVQQYKSGSITIKRFLEIVLTTIEQQTTTTSSSSIVMCQPPETQVNSSTTSTITTTVTETTEVQNFHGIRKDVTASELLESQIINEDVYKNLTAGNVTVTEVSEMDSVRKYLEGTNCIAGVYLQSTKETLSIYEAKSKGLLTPGTSLVLLEAQAATGFVIDPVKNKKLSVEEAVSQRVVGGEWKNKLLSAERAVTGYKDPYTGNTISLFQALQKDLIVKDHGIRLLEAQIATGGIIDPVHSHRVPVQVAYKRGYFDEEMNQVLSDPDDDTKGFFDPNTQENLTYLQLVERCVTDPITGLSLLVIAKKGEFYFFVDEATKVILKSTTTTKAGGKYQGSTVSLWDLLYSKYITEEKRRELVQQYKSGSITIKRFLEIVLTTIEQQTTTTSSSSIVMCQPPETQVNSSTTSTITTTVTETTEVQNFHGIRKDVTASELLESQIINEDVYKNLTAGNVTVTEVSEMDSVRKYLEGTNCIAGVYLQSTKETLSIYEAKSKGLLTPGTSLVLLEAQAATGFVIDPVKNKKLSVEEAVSQRVVGGEWKNKLLSAERAVTGYKDPYTGNTISLFQALQKDLIVKDHGIRLLEAQIATGGIIDPVHSHRVPVQVAYKRGYFDEEMNQVLSDPDDDTKGFFDPNTQENLTYLQLVERCVTDPITGLSLLVIAKKGEFYFFVDEATKVILKSTTTTKAGGKYQGSTVSLWDLLYSKYITEEKRRELVQQYKSGSITIKRFLEIVLTTIEQQTTTTSSSSIVMCQPPETQVNSSTTSTITTTVTETTEVQNFHGIRKDVTASELLESQIINEDVYKNLTAGNVTVTEVSEMDSVRKYLEGTNCIAGVYLQSTKETLSIYEAKSKGLLTPGTSLVLLEAQAATGFVIDPVKNKKLSVEEAVSQRVVGGEWKNKLLSAERAVTGYKDPYTGNTISLFQACKNNKGF, encoded by the coding sequence ATGGACTCCAAGCAAAATGACCACACAGAAGTCCAGGGACCTGTGGGGGGCATATTTTtggagaaaacaaaggagaagaTAACAATATATCAAGCCATGAAGAAACGTCTGCTTAAGCCAGGAACAGCATTAGCCCTGCTTGAAGCACAAGCAGCCACAGTAGGTATCGTAGACCCAATTAACAACATAATACTTCCTGTTGCAGATGCTGTTAAGGAGGGAATAGTTGGACCGGAGATGAAAGAGAAGCTCCTCATGGCACAGAAAGCTGTCAGTGGCTATGTAGACCCCTACACTAACCAAATGATATCTGTTTTCCAAGCTATTCAAAAAGATTTAGTCCCAATAGATTATGGATTAAGGCTGCTGGAAGCACAGATTGCCACACAACGCCTTTTTGATCCTGTTGAGAAGTCAAACATTTCAGTTGAATCAGCGATTCAAAAGGGCTACTATGAAAAAGGCTTGCTCAATGACGAGATGTCCGAGCTCAAAGTGTTCTACAATCCAAGCTCCCAAGAAAATCTAAACTACCGAAAACTCCTTGAAAAATGCACCGTGGAGCCTGAAACAGGCCTGGTGCTCCTTCCTGTTTGCATCACTTTTAAAGGTCTGCGGAAAGCTATTTCCTCCACTGAACTTTTTGAGTCCAAGATCATtgacaaagaaacatttgatGACCTACATAAGGGAAAGACCAGCACACAGGATGTGATGTTGATGGAAACAGTGAAAGAATACCTGGAGGGCAAAGGCAGTATCGCAGGCATTGCTGTACTCTCATCCAATCAGAGAATGAGCATTTGTGAAGCCATGAGGAAAGGTATACTGATGCCTGGAACAGCACTTGTTTTACTGGAGGCACAAGCTGCAACTGGATTTATGATTGATcctgtagaaaataaaaagtacactGTGGATGAGGCCGTCAAAAACAAAGTTGTTGGTCCAGAATATCATGCCAAGCTGCGTTCTGCTGAGCGAGCAGTAACCGGTTACAAAGACCCATACTCAGGTGAAACTATATCCCTGTTTCAAGCCATGTCAAAAGACCTCATGGTTAAGGAACATGGGATCCGCCTTCTTGAGGCGCAAATTGCTACAGGTGGAATAATAGATCCGATCAACAGTCACAGACTACCAACAGAAGTGGCCTTCAAAAGAGGTTATTTTAATGAAGAAATGAACACCATACTAGAGGATTCAGGGGATGACACAAAAGGTTTTTTTGACCCAAACACAGAAGATAATCTAACTTATCTTCAGCTGATGCAAAGGTGTGTCACTGATCCAATAACTGGACTgtgtctcctccctctcctctccaagTCAGACAGCCTGAATTTCAACTTTATTGACTACCAAACTAAATTGGCTTTCAAAAAGGAGAAGGTCAACGTGACATGTGGGAAGTACATGGGAATGACAGTATCTCTGTGGGAACTCCTCATGTCAGAATACTTTGATGAACACCAGAGGCGAGACGTCATTCAAAAGTTTAGAGAAGGGAAGCTCAATATCAAGATGGTTACCACAACAATTCTGGAAGTCATTGAAAAGTCTGTGAAAACATCAAACTGCATCTTTGAAGGCATCAGAGAAACTGTTACAGCCAAACAGCTTGTGGATGCAGATATCATCAGTAAGGAGGTTATGGAGGAtctgaaaaagggaaaaatgtcaGTGAAGGAAGTGATAGCAGATGAAAGTGTAAATATGTACCTACAGGGGAAAGACAGCATTGCAGGCATTTTGCTTCCTGATTCTCGAATCATGAGCATTTACCAGGCCAAACAAAAAGGGAAGTTGATGCCAGGAACTGCTCTGATTCTACTGGAGGCACAAGCAGCAACCGGGTTCATCATTGACCCAATTGGAAACAGAAAGTTTTCAGTGGATGATGCTATCAAAGCAAAGATTGTGGGGCCTGACGTGTGTCAAAAGTTGCGCTCAGCAGAGAAAGCGGTCACTGGGTACAAAAATCCATATGATGGCCAAATAATTTCATTGTTCCAAGCCATGCAAAAAGATCTCATCGTCAAAGACCATGGAATTCGACTCTTGGAAGCACAAATTGCCACTGGTGGGATCATTGACCCAGTGAACAGCCATCGCATTCCTGTCCACGTGGCCTATAAGAGGGGATACTTCAATGAGGAAATGAATGAGATACTGGCTGACCCAAGTGACGACACTAAAGGATTCTTTGACCCCAACACCCATGAGAACCTGACATACTTGCAGCTCATGGCTAGATGTGTCAAAGATCCTAGTACAGGTCTGTGCCTCTTGCCactcaaaagcaaaaacaaaataattaacataGATGATAATATGAAGGAGACGTTCAAAACAACAACCGTAACTGTTAAATATGGCAggttcaaagacaaacacacaacactttGGGAACTTATCAATTCAGAGTAtttcacagaaaacaaaagacaggaGTTTTTCAAGCTCTTCAAGTCAAGGAAAATCACAATTGAGCAACTGATTGTCACCATTTTAGAGATCATTGAGAGAAAGGAGATAAAACAGCAAGCAGGGCTGAACTTTCAGGCCCTCAGAGGAGAGGTCTCTGTGGTGGATCTTTTGCAACTTGAAATAGTGAATGAAACAACTTACAGCAGTTTGATTGATGGAACGATAACAAGCAATGATGTGATGAACATGGAGAGTGTGAGAGATTACCTACATGGGAAAAGTTGTGTAGCTGGAGTGATACTGCAACCCTCCAATACTAAGCTGAGCATCTATGAGGCACAGAGAATTGGCATTCTTACACCTGGCACTGCCCTCTGCCTACTTGAAGCACAAGCGGCCACAGGGTATATTGTAGATcctctggaaaacaaaaaactcacAGTAAAACAAGCTCTCAGAGAAAAGTTGATTGGTCCACAGCAGCATGAAAAGCTTTTGATTGCAGAGAGGGCTGTCACTGGATACACAGATCCATATACTGGTCAAAAGATATCTCTTTTCCAAGCATTGCAAAAGGATCTGATTGTCAAGCAACATGGCATACGTTTACTTGAGGCCCAGATTGCTACAGGTGGTATCATTGATCCTCTGAAGTGTCTTCACTTACCCCTTGAGGTTGCATACAGGAAAGGCTATTTTGATGCAGAACTCAATAAGGTCCTAACAGATCCGACTGATGACACAAAGGGGTTTTTTGATCCAAAGACACATGAGAATTTGACATACATGGAGATGCTGGGTAGATGTGTAAAAGATAAGGAAACAGGACTGTTTCTCCTTCCACTGACTGACAAGCCAAAAGCTTCTGAAACAAAGGTAAAAACGTACACGGACACAGAGATAAAGCAGGAATTTCAAAAGACAACCGTGACCATATCAGTAGGACGCTACTCAGGAAAATCTGTTTGTCTTTGGGACTTGATTCACTCTGGGTACTTTACAGAGGATCAGCAGCTTGAATTCTTTGAGAAGTACAGAGCAAGAAAGATTACCACAGAAACCATAATTACATCAGTGATTTCCACCATTGAAAAATTGGAGAAGAGCAAAACTTCCAAAATGATAATGGGGCTGAGAAAACCTGTCTCTGCACAAAAACTACTGGATTCTGATATTATTGATGCAGATACATTCCAACAGGTGAATGAAGGAAATCTCACTCTTGAATCCATAGTCCAACATGAACCTGTGAGAGGATACCTTAAGGGAACCGGAAGCATTGCTGGAATTAAAGTTCATCCATCTCAAAGAGTAATGAGCATATATGAGGCAAAAAAAGAAGGTCTGTTGACACCTGGCATTGCACTTCTACTGCTTGAGGCGCAAGCAGCAACAGGATGGCTCATTGATCCTCTGAAAAACAAGAACTATGTTGTTGATGAGgcagcaaaagaaaaaataattggaCCAGATTTACATGAGCAACTTCTCTCAGCTGAAAGAGCTTTCACTGGCTACAAAGATCCATACACAGATGCAACAATATCACTGTTTGAAGCCATACATAAACAGCTGATTCAAAAAAGTGATGGTATACGTCTTCTTGAGGCACAGATGGCTACTGGAGGAATCATAGACCCAAATCAAAGTCACAGACTACCTGTCCATGTTGCTATCAAAAAGGGATATCTGGATGTGGAAATCAGCAAAACTCTGTTGAACTCAGATGACATAAAGGGGTTTTTTGACCCAAACACCAAAGAGAAAATTTCTTACATTCAGCTGATAAGGCAATGCGAGAAAGATCCTGAAACAGGGCTACTTCTTCTACCCCTGCACCAAGAGCAATCCCATGTATTTCACACAGAACAGCAAATTGAGCTTAcactcaaaaacaaatatatcatCATAAATGCAGGGAGATTTAAGGACAAAGAAGTAACATTGTGGGAAGTGTTACTCTCTGAATATATTTCAGAACAAAAAAGGGAGCAACTCATACAACAATACAAGAAAGGAGCCATGAAGGTAGAGGAGCTCATTGAAGTACTCACTGTTATTGTTACAGAGGTATCATCCAAAGAAAGAAAGTTTAAGGGACTACGAAAGCAAGTTTCAGCAAGTGAGTTGTTTGAATCTAAGATTATCTCAAAAGCGCTTTTCACACAGATAATACAAGGGGAAATAACCGAAGATAATGTTAACAAGATGGAATCGATTCAGAAATACCTCGGGGCTACAAACTGTATAGCAGGTGTCAGAGTCCAATCGACAAAGAAAGTGATGAGCATCTATGAGGCCAAGACAAAAGGCCTGCTTACCCCTGGGACATCTCTTGTATTGCTTGAGGCACAAGCTGCCACTGGCTTTGTCATTGACCCAGTGAAAAACAAGAAGCTTTCAGTAGAAGAAGCTGTATCTCAAAGAGTGGTTGGCGGCGagtggaaaaacaaactgctttCTGCAGAAAGGGCAGTGACAGGATACAAAGACCCCTACACTGGAAACACAATTTCCTTGTTCCAAGCCTTGCAAAAAGATCTTATTGTGAAGGATCATGGAATTCGTCTCCTTGAAGCCCAAATTGCCACTGGAGGCATCATTGACCCAGTGCACAGTCACAGAGTACCTGTACAGGTGGCATACAAAAGAGGTTACTTTGATGAAGAAATGAACCAGGTcctgtctgaccctgatgatgACACCAAGGGCTTCTTTGACCCAAACACACAAGATAATCTCACATATCTTCAGTTGATTGAGAGGTGTGTCACTGACCCCATTACAGATCTTAACTTACTGTCCATCGTAAAGAAAGGGgagttttatttctttgttgatgAGGCAACAAAACTCATTCTGAAATCTACAACCACAACCAAAGCAGGAGGAAAATACCAAGGATCAACAGTGTCTCTGTGGGATCTGCTCTACTCCAAATACATCactgaggagaagaggagagagctTGTGCAACAGTACAAGTCTGGATCAATCACAATCAAACGCTTCCTGGAAATAGTACTGACAACCATTGAGCAGCAGACTACAACAACTTCGTCCTCTTCAATCGTCATGTGCCAGCCACCAGAAACACAAGTGAACAGCAGCACAACATCTACTATCACAACCACAGTCACAGAGACAACTGAAGTTCAAAACTTCCATGGAATCAGGAAAGACGTCACAGCTAGCGAGTTGCTTGAATCACAAATCATCAATGAGGACGTCTACAAAAATCTTACCGCTGGAAATGTCACAGTGACAGAAGTTAGTGAAATGGATTCAGTGCGAAAGTACTTAGAGGGAACTAACTGTATTGCAGGAGTGTACCTGCAGTCCACCAAAGAGACCCTGAGTATCTATGAAGCCAAAAGCAAAGGCCTGCTAACTCCTGGTACTAGTCTTGTTCTATTAGAGGCCCAAGCTGCCACTGGCTTTGTCATTGACCCAGTGAAAAACAAGAAGCTTTCAGTAGAAGAAGCTGTATCTCAAAGAGTGGTTGGCGGCGagtggaaaaacaaactgctttCTGCAGAAAGGGCAGTGACAGGATACAAAGACCCCTACACTGGAAACACAATTTCCTTGTTCCAAGCCTTGCAAAAAGATCTTATTGTGAAGGATCATGGAATTCGTCTCCTTGAAGCCCAAATTGCCACTGGAGGCATCATTGACCCAGTGCACAGTCACAGAGTACCTGTACAGGTGGCATACAAAAGAGGTTACTTTGATGAAGAAATGAACCAGGTcctgtctgaccctgatgatgACACCAAGGGCTTCTTTGATCCCAACACCCAAGAGAACCTCACATATCTTCAGCTGGTTGAGAGGTGTGTCACAGATCCCATTACAGGCCTCAGCTTACTGGTGATTGCAAAGAAAGGGgagttttatttctttgtcGATGAGGCAACAAAAGTCATTCTGAAATCTACAACCACAACCAAAGCAGGAGGAAAATACCAAGGATCAACAGTGTCTCTGTGGGATCTGCTCTACTCCAAATACATCactgaggagaagaggagagagctTGTGCAACAGTACAAGTCTGGATCAATCACAATCAAACGCTTCCTGGAAATAGTACTGACAACCATTGAGCAGCAGACTACAACAACTTCGTCCTCTTCAATCGTCATGTGCCAGCCACCAGAAACACAAGTGAACAGCAGCACAACATCTACTATCACAACCACAGTCACAGAGACAACTGAAGTTCAAAACTTCCATGGAATCAGGAAAGACGTCACAGCTAGCGAGTTGCTTGAATCACAAATCATCAATGAGGACGTCTACAAAAATCTTACCGCTGGAAATGTCACAGTGACAGAAGTTAGTGAAATGGATTCAGTGCGAAAGTACTTAGAGGGAACTAACTGTATTGCAGGAGTGTACCTGCAGTCCACCAAAGAGACCCTGAGTATCTATGAAGCCAAAAGCAAAGGCCTGCTAACTCCTGGTACTAGTCTTGTTCTATTAGAGGCCCAAGCTGCCACTGGCTTTGTCATTGACCCAGTGAAAAACAAGAAGCTTTCAGTAGAAGAAGCTGTATCTCAAAGAGTGGTTGGCGGCGagtggaaaaacaaactgctttCTGCAGAAAGGGCAGTGACAGGATACAAAGACCCCTACACTGGAAACACAATTTCCTTGTTCCAAGCCTTGCAAAAAGATCTTATTGTGAAGGATCATGGAATTCGTCTCCTTGAAGCCCAAATTGCCACTGGAGGCATCATTGACCCAGTGCACAGTCACAGAGTACCTGTACAGGTGGCATACAAAAGAGGTTACTTTGATGAAGAAATGAACCAGGTcctgtctgaccctgatgatgACACCAAGGGCTTCTTTGATCCCAACACCCAAGAGAACCTCACATATCTTCAGCTGGTTGAGAGGTGTGTCACAGATCCCATTACAGGCCTCAGCTTACTGGTGATTGCAAAGAAAGGGgagttttatttctttgtcGATGAGGCAACAAAAGTCATTCTGAAATCTACAACCACAACCAAAGCAGGAGGAAAATACCAAGGATCAACAGTGTCTCTGTGGGATCTGCTCTACTCCAAATACATCactgaggagaagaggagagagctTGTGCAACAGTACAAGTCTGGATCAATCACAATCAAACGCTTCC